One window from the genome of Amycolatopsis sp. NBC_01480 encodes:
- a CDS encoding enoyl-CoA hydratase/isomerase family protein — MDNIGLEIESGVATVTLRRPPDNRFHKPMVDEFDSALDEVVSRKARALVLAGDGPDFCHGGDIVPWETLEPGEWAAQLERFAYVFNRLEHLPIPVIAAVQGLCNGGAFELVLRADLIFAAKSARFSHSEQTLGLVTALGGVYRSAERVGPLLAYEWSLTSEEVPAEVMLRHGGVNRVVEDADLLPEALAFAEKLAHGPTLAHAAHKILVRTSAISGVAAADNIVADVYLPLLKSDDWKKGLKNGIAAYRAGKPRPLIDFEGR, encoded by the coding sequence ATGGACAACATCGGTCTGGAAATCGAATCGGGAGTCGCCACGGTCACCCTCCGGCGGCCGCCGGACAACCGCTTCCACAAGCCCATGGTCGACGAATTCGACAGCGCCCTCGACGAGGTCGTCAGCCGCAAGGCCCGCGCGCTGGTGCTGGCCGGCGACGGGCCGGATTTCTGCCACGGCGGCGACATCGTGCCCTGGGAGACGCTGGAGCCGGGGGAGTGGGCGGCCCAGCTGGAACGGTTCGCCTACGTGTTCAACCGGCTCGAGCACCTGCCCATCCCGGTGATCGCCGCGGTCCAGGGCCTGTGCAATGGCGGCGCGTTCGAACTCGTCCTGCGCGCCGACCTCATTTTCGCGGCGAAGTCCGCGCGATTCAGCCATTCCGAGCAGACGCTGGGCCTGGTCACGGCGCTCGGCGGGGTTTACCGCTCGGCGGAGCGAGTGGGGCCGCTGCTGGCCTACGAATGGTCGCTGACCTCCGAGGAGGTCCCCGCCGAAGTCATGCTTCGGCACGGCGGCGTGAATCGGGTGGTCGAAGATGCGGACCTGCTCCCGGAAGCCCTGGCCTTCGCGGAAAAACTCGCCCACGGCCCGACTCTGGCCCACGCAGCGCACAAGATTCTGGTGCGCACGTCGGCGATCAGTGGCGTCGCGGCGGCCGACAATATCGTCGCGGACGTGTACCTGCCGCTGCTGAAATCGGACGACTGGAAAAAGGGACTCAAGAACGGGATCGCCGCCTATCGGGCGGGCAAGCCGCGTCCGCTGATCGACTTCGAAGGACGCTGA
- a CDS encoding LLM class flavin-dependent oxidoreductase → MDISCQFATSLKSPEHIALAEALGYRRAWLFDTPAQSPDVWAMLALAVQETGRIGLGPGVLVPSLRHPMVNASGAAMLAALAPGRVAVAFGTGFNGARALGARPASWAYLSRYVQAFRGLLRGETVEWDGSPLRMLHPDGYAPPRPVDIPVLISALGPKGLAVASELADGLLTVNNETEHSHEFSWAALGVHGTVLADEEPLDSPRVRAAAGAGHALAYHVTHEFGGDVTQLPGGDQWLKVITAEPERERHLAVHDQHLIGLNEADEAAWAAGGWRAVPSTTVTGSPSQIAEQLARYAEQGVTEIIYQPAGPDIAGELERFYAVAQRGS, encoded by the coding sequence ATGGACATCTCCTGCCAATTCGCGACCTCGTTGAAGTCGCCCGAGCACATCGCGTTGGCGGAGGCGCTGGGCTATCGCCGGGCGTGGCTGTTCGACACGCCCGCGCAGAGCCCGGACGTCTGGGCGATGCTCGCGCTCGCCGTCCAGGAGACCGGGCGGATCGGGCTGGGCCCCGGCGTTCTCGTGCCCAGCCTGCGGCACCCGATGGTCAACGCGTCGGGCGCGGCGATGCTGGCGGCGCTCGCTCCGGGCCGGGTCGCGGTCGCGTTCGGGACGGGATTCAACGGGGCCCGCGCGCTCGGCGCCCGGCCAGCGAGCTGGGCGTACCTCTCGCGGTACGTCCAGGCGTTCCGCGGGCTGCTGCGGGGCGAAACCGTGGAGTGGGACGGCAGTCCACTGAGGATGCTGCACCCCGATGGATACGCGCCGCCCCGTCCGGTCGACATCCCGGTGCTGATCTCGGCGCTCGGCCCCAAGGGGCTGGCCGTCGCGAGTGAACTGGCCGATGGCTTGCTCACCGTGAACAACGAGACCGAGCATTCGCACGAGTTCTCTTGGGCCGCTCTCGGCGTCCACGGCACCGTGCTCGCGGACGAGGAGCCGCTGGACTCGCCGCGGGTGCGCGCCGCGGCCGGTGCCGGGCACGCGCTGGCGTACCACGTGACGCACGAATTCGGCGGTGACGTCACCCAGCTTCCCGGCGGTGACCAGTGGCTGAAGGTGATCACGGCCGAGCCCGAACGGGAACGCCACCTGGCCGTCCACGACCAGCACCTGATCGGGCTCAACGAGGCGGACGAGGCCGCGTGGGCCGCCGGCGGCTGGCGGGCGGTGCCCTCGACGACGGTGACCGGGTCGCCTTCGCAGATCGCCGAACAGCTTGCCCGTTACGCCGAGCAGGGCGTCACCGAGATCATTTACCAACCCGCCGGACCGGATATCGCCGGCGAGCTGGAGCGCTTTTACGCCGTCGCCCAACGAGGGTCTTGA
- a CDS encoding alpha/beta fold hydrolase: protein MNQSASTGNGEQPTIVFIHGFLDDGHTWDEVAGGLPWPSAQVELGEVPSPNLDAFADQVTALVDDEVTGDVVLVGQSMGCQVAELVSVRRPERVVGLALLAPVPLGGMSLPAEMTAALRSCGGQPEVQRGIRTQLSANLPEDKMARLLDSGLRLTPAHVTATFEAWSGGHPEGSAPTRAVAPVEIVVGGSDPVIRGELLDNLIMARFPGATLVTIPSSGHWPQVEQPERVVDTLSRFVGSLPIRST, encoded by the coding sequence ATGAACCAGTCAGCGTCGACCGGTAATGGGGAACAACCGACCATTGTTTTCATCCACGGTTTTCTCGACGACGGGCATACCTGGGACGAGGTGGCAGGGGGGCTGCCTTGGCCGAGCGCGCAGGTGGAACTCGGCGAGGTACCGTCGCCCAATCTGGATGCTTTCGCCGACCAGGTCACCGCTTTGGTGGACGACGAGGTGACCGGTGACGTCGTTCTCGTCGGCCAGAGCATGGGCTGCCAGGTGGCGGAGCTGGTGAGCGTGCGCCGTCCGGAACGCGTGGTGGGGCTGGCCTTGCTGGCTCCGGTGCCGCTCGGGGGAATGAGCCTGCCCGCCGAGATGACGGCCGCGCTCCGCAGTTGCGGGGGACAGCCGGAAGTGCAACGCGGGATCCGGACGCAGCTCTCGGCGAACCTGCCCGAGGACAAGATGGCGAGGCTGCTCGATTCGGGCCTGCGGCTCACCCCCGCCCACGTGACCGCGACGTTCGAAGCCTGGAGCGGCGGGCATCCGGAGGGCTCAGCGCCGACCCGGGCCGTCGCGCCGGTCGAGATTGTTGTGGGCGGCAGCGATCCGGTCATTCGCGGTGAGCTGCTCGACAATCTGATCATGGCTCGTTTCCCCGGGGCCACTTTGGTGACGATTCCGTCCAGCGGGCATTGGCCCCAGGTCGAGCAGCCGGAGCGGGTCGTGGACACGCTTTCGCGGTTTGTCGGCTCCCTTCCGATAAGGAGTACGTGA
- a CDS encoding CocE/NonD family hydrolase, whose product MSLSDQRGPFEVSRERDVIMVTRDGKRLVSDIYRPSGVESAPVLLRRTPYGNRNNDLADKFTEADFYASHGYLTVVQNTRGRFGSEGVWYPFVYEANDGYDAVEWAARLPGSNGRVGTFGQSYGALVQYLAAAQRPEHLVTCIPVSAPLAAFENYWYQRGALELNWTLSYFLNMALGALNKSGAAARLEALRADPSMRFSPLKDEALRHLPLSDWIETFGDTAPFLKDVLHHSADGAYWWAVDLRRQLHNIDVPMLHLGSWYDIANWDTPQYFHGLRSQAMSARARENQAMIMGPWAHLLPYSQPTSKGTGDIDFGPEAATSLLAVQLAWFEHYLKGDGQDLPRAPVRIFVMGENRWRDEAQWPPEWTRFTALYLHSGGSANTAAGDGTLTAAAPGPEEPDHYRYDPDNPVPTAGGRYVGGGVEDQAKNQARSDVLVYTAPPQGSALEITGPVELYLHAATDGVDTDFVAVLCDVHPDGFVQNLTEGIVRGRFRDSFDDPQPMRPGVAYELRVPLGNVSHVVAAGHRLRLQVTSSNFPRWDRNPNTGDPLDLATRIRIAEQSVFHDELRPSRVVLPVVPT is encoded by the coding sequence ATGAGCCTGAGTGACCAACGCGGGCCGTTCGAGGTATCGCGTGAGCGCGACGTGATCATGGTGACGCGCGATGGAAAACGGCTTGTTTCGGACATTTATCGGCCGTCCGGTGTCGAATCCGCACCGGTTCTCCTGCGGCGTACTCCGTACGGCAACCGGAACAACGACCTTGCCGACAAGTTCACCGAAGCCGATTTCTACGCCTCGCACGGCTACCTCACGGTTGTGCAGAACACGCGGGGCCGCTTCGGTTCGGAAGGCGTCTGGTACCCGTTCGTCTACGAGGCGAACGACGGGTACGACGCGGTCGAGTGGGCCGCGCGGCTGCCCGGCTCGAACGGCCGAGTCGGGACTTTCGGCCAGTCTTACGGGGCGCTGGTGCAATACCTGGCGGCCGCTCAGCGTCCGGAGCACCTCGTTACGTGTATTCCCGTTTCGGCTCCGCTGGCCGCTTTCGAGAACTATTGGTATCAGCGGGGCGCGCTCGAATTGAACTGGACGTTGAGCTATTTCCTGAACATGGCGCTCGGTGCGTTGAATAAAAGCGGGGCAGCGGCGCGACTCGAAGCGCTGCGAGCCGACCCCTCGATGCGGTTCTCGCCGCTGAAGGACGAAGCGTTGCGGCACCTGCCGCTGTCCGACTGGATCGAGACTTTCGGTGACACCGCGCCGTTCCTGAAGGACGTGCTGCACCACTCGGCCGACGGCGCCTACTGGTGGGCCGTCGACCTGCGCCGCCAGCTGCACAACATCGACGTGCCGATGCTCCATCTGGGCTCGTGGTACGACATCGCGAACTGGGACACGCCGCAGTACTTCCACGGGCTGCGTTCGCAGGCGATGTCCGCACGTGCGCGCGAGAACCAGGCGATGATCATGGGCCCGTGGGCGCACCTGCTGCCGTACAGCCAGCCGACCTCGAAGGGCACGGGTGACATCGACTTCGGCCCGGAGGCCGCGACGTCGCTGCTGGCTGTGCAACTCGCGTGGTTCGAGCACTACCTCAAGGGTGACGGGCAGGATCTCCCGCGGGCGCCGGTCCGTATTTTCGTGATGGGCGAGAATCGCTGGCGTGACGAGGCGCAGTGGCCGCCGGAGTGGACGAGGTTCACCGCGCTGTATCTGCACAGCGGGGGATCGGCCAACACCGCGGCCGGCGACGGGACGCTGACCGCGGCCGCGCCGGGCCCGGAAGAGCCCGACCACTACCGCTACGACCCAGACAATCCCGTTCCGACGGCCGGTGGGCGCTACGTGGGCGGCGGCGTCGAGGACCAGGCGAAGAACCAGGCGCGGTCTGATGTCCTGGTCTACACCGCCCCGCCGCAGGGTTCGGCCCTCGAGATCACCGGCCCGGTCGAGCTGTACCTGCACGCCGCCACCGACGGCGTCGACACGGATTTCGTCGCCGTCCTGTGCGACGTTCACCCTGATGGTTTTGTGCAGAACCTGACGGAGGGCATCGTGCGCGGCCGCTTCCGCGACTCCTTCGACGATCCGCAGCCGATGCGTCCGGGCGTGGCTTATGAGCTGCGGGTGCCGCTGGGCAACGTCAGCCACGTGGTCGCCGCGGGCCATCGGCTCCGCCTGCAGGTCACCTCAAGCAACTTCCCCCGCTGGGACCGCAATCCGAACACCGGCGACCCGCTCGACCTGGCGACGCGGATCCGGATCGCCGAACAGTCGGTCTTCCACGACGAGCTGCGGCCGTCTCGCGTCGTTTTGCCCGTTGTGCCGACTTGA
- a CDS encoding TetR/AcrR family transcriptional regulator produces MTNATGARGRIDKREAILTAAFAVFARLGYDLAGVQEIAAEAGVAKPTVYNHFQDKGTLFRAALAAAAEQVAAANLAIVEGITADGDPRRTLGRAARALARRCCDEQSRALRGLTHVQLGRFPELLTDVHAVTAGRLGDALADRLARLVVAGHLRHCDPAQAAEQFLALLTGPLERRSRLGTRPLPAAEVDEVADHAADTFLRAFAA; encoded by the coding sequence GTGACCAACGCGACCGGGGCCCGCGGCCGGATCGACAAGCGCGAGGCGATCCTCACCGCCGCCTTCGCCGTCTTCGCCCGGCTCGGTTACGACCTGGCCGGCGTGCAGGAGATCGCCGCCGAGGCCGGGGTCGCCAAACCCACCGTCTACAACCACTTCCAGGACAAGGGAACGCTCTTCCGGGCCGCGCTGGCGGCCGCCGCGGAGCAGGTGGCAGCGGCGAATCTCGCGATCGTCGAAGGGATCACGGCGGACGGCGACCCGCGCCGAACCCTCGGCCGGGCGGCCCGCGCCCTGGCCCGCCGGTGCTGCGACGAGCAGTCCCGCGCCCTGCGCGGCCTGACCCACGTCCAGCTGGGCCGGTTCCCGGAGCTGCTCACCGACGTCCACGCGGTCACGGCGGGACGGCTTGGCGACGCGCTCGCGGATCGCCTGGCCCGGCTCGTCGTCGCCGGGCACCTTCGCCACTGCGATCCGGCGCAGGCCGCCGAGCAGTTCCTCGCGTTGCTCACCGGCCCCCTGGAACGGCGCTCGCGCCTGGGCACCCGCCCGCTGCCGGCCGCCGAGGTCGACGAAGTCGCGGACCACGCGGCCGACACGTTCCTCCGGGCGTTCGCGGCCTGA
- a CDS encoding Dabb family protein: protein MIVNLLRFSFREDVGSADREAVLAAMRRTAGVASAAFGTVGRDLGDPAEGYTHAYCVGIEDLEALERYLHDPVHLAGDHEILPRLARLSAVRFTDDGDPAIGTEIAALHQAKLARYPEWASMLDAIPQADVHA from the coding sequence ATGATCGTCAACCTGCTGCGGTTCAGCTTCCGCGAAGACGTCGGATCGGCCGATCGCGAAGCCGTGCTGGCCGCCATGCGACGCACGGCCGGCGTGGCATCGGCCGCCTTCGGCACGGTCGGCCGGGACCTCGGCGATCCGGCCGAGGGCTACACCCACGCGTACTGCGTCGGCATCGAAGACCTCGAGGCCCTGGAGCGGTACCTGCACGACCCGGTGCACCTGGCCGGCGACCACGAGATCCTGCCGCGCCTGGCCCGGCTGTCGGCGGTGCGGTTCACCGACGACGGCGACCCCGCGATCGGGACGGAGATCGCCGCGCTGCACCAGGCGAAACTGGCGCGGTACCCGGAGTGGGCGAGCATGCTCGACGCCATCCCGCAAGCCGACGTCCACGCCTGA
- a CDS encoding choline/carnitine O-acyltransferase — MSSPEWSTRTFGNDDRLPRVPVPTLEASGRRFLEWCAPLLTAQELTETEAAVAEFLAPDSPAHGLQAALEEYDRSPGVRSWLDTFWPYRYLGRRDRIALNANFFFLFRESPLGQVERAAELAASAVDYKLRVDDELVPPVLVRGAPQSMVQHKFLFSATRIPGVELDTVRTPYREGWEGPSRERHIVVFHQNTPYRLDVLDEDGRPYSPGQLADGLRAILKDDNVTDVAAGHFTTMARAEWAASRAALLEAGNGAALETIETALFCLCLDDFTPSTALEAGDRLLHGDSGNRWFDKAVSFIVFADGTAGINVEHCELDGTTILGFTDAVLNGSRAEREPASGVPGHEVVEFKLTDALREDAQAAGAAFKAYADATATQTLSFDFGANRAKELKMSPDAFAQMAYQLAHRRAKGLTGATYESIATRQFQNGRTEAMRVVTPEVVRFADLMTDEQASPDEKREAFRAAAAKHVARAKECQAGDAPEQHLWELQLIGKRRGDTETPALYSSPGWLKSRDDYLSTSSAPSVSIQYFGFGSTSPQCIGVAYVLLPDRWNIYLSTPKHVSAEMHRFADELSRAVLELQELLA; from the coding sequence GTGAGCAGTCCGGAATGGTCCACCCGCACCTTCGGCAACGACGACCGGCTCCCCCGGGTCCCCGTGCCCACGCTGGAGGCCAGCGGCCGCCGCTTCCTCGAGTGGTGCGCGCCGCTGCTGACCGCGCAGGAGCTGACCGAGACCGAAGCCGCGGTCGCGGAGTTCCTCGCGCCGGACAGCCCGGCGCACGGACTGCAGGCGGCGCTGGAGGAGTACGACCGGTCCCCCGGCGTGCGCAGCTGGCTCGACACCTTCTGGCCGTACCGCTATCTCGGCCGCCGCGACCGGATCGCGCTCAACGCCAACTTCTTCTTCCTGTTCCGGGAGTCCCCGCTGGGCCAGGTGGAGCGCGCGGCCGAGCTGGCCGCTTCCGCCGTCGACTACAAGCTGCGCGTGGACGACGAGCTGGTGCCGCCGGTGCTCGTGCGGGGCGCGCCGCAGTCCATGGTGCAGCACAAGTTCCTGTTCTCGGCAACGCGGATCCCCGGCGTCGAGCTGGACACCGTGCGCACCCCGTACCGCGAGGGCTGGGAGGGACCATCGCGCGAGCGGCACATCGTGGTGTTCCACCAGAACACCCCGTACCGGCTGGACGTGCTCGACGAGGACGGCCGCCCGTACTCCCCCGGGCAGCTCGCCGACGGCCTGCGCGCGATTCTCAAGGACGACAACGTCACCGACGTCGCCGCCGGGCACTTCACCACGATGGCCCGCGCGGAGTGGGCGGCTTCGCGCGCGGCCCTGCTCGAAGCGGGGAACGGCGCAGCGCTGGAAACCATCGAGACCGCGCTGTTCTGCCTGTGCCTGGACGACTTCACGCCGTCGACCGCGCTCGAAGCCGGGGACCGGCTGCTGCACGGGGACAGCGGCAACCGCTGGTTCGACAAGGCCGTGTCGTTCATCGTGTTCGCGGACGGCACCGCGGGGATCAACGTCGAGCACTGCGAACTCGACGGCACCACCATCCTCGGCTTCACCGACGCCGTGCTGAACGGTTCACGGGCCGAGCGGGAGCCGGCTTCCGGCGTTCCCGGGCACGAGGTCGTCGAGTTCAAGCTGACCGACGCCCTCCGCGAAGACGCGCAAGCGGCCGGGGCGGCCTTCAAGGCGTACGCCGATGCGACGGCGACGCAGACGTTGTCCTTCGACTTCGGTGCGAACCGGGCGAAAGAACTGAAGATGTCGCCGGACGCGTTCGCGCAAATGGCGTACCAGTTGGCCCACCGCCGGGCGAAGGGCCTGACCGGCGCGACGTACGAATCGATCGCCACCCGGCAGTTCCAGAACGGCCGCACCGAGGCGATGCGGGTGGTGACGCCCGAGGTCGTGCGCTTCGCCGACCTCATGACCGACGAGCAGGCCTCCCCCGACGAGAAGCGTGAGGCTTTCCGCGCAGCCGCCGCGAAGCACGTCGCCCGCGCCAAGGAGTGCCAGGCCGGGGACGCGCCGGAACAGCACCTGTGGGAGCTGCAGCTGATCGGGAAACGCCGTGGTGACACCGAAACGCCGGCGCTGTACTCCTCGCCGGGCTGGCTGAAGTCGCGCGACGACTACCTGAGCACCAGCTCCGCGCCCTCGGTCAGCATCCAGTACTTCGGCTTCGGCTCGACCAGCCCGCAGTGCATCGGCGTGGCGTACGTGCTGCTGCCGGACCGCTGGAACATCTACCTCAGCACCCCGAAACACGTTTCGGCGGAGATGCACCGCTTCGCCGACGAGCTGTCCCGCGCGGTCCTCGAACTGCAGGAACTGCTGGCCTGA
- a CDS encoding HalD/BesD family halogenase, whose amino-acid sequence MSTSVAALEMVDTGRYPLTEPDSPAWRETVGRTRAELAEAGCSVLEHFIRPELHEVLRAECAALEPHAYTKIEKVNAYNTAIDEPLPEDHPGRTIMERGNAFVARDHVPASSLISRLYTSPLFQRFVADCFGRPRLHELADPLSGLTLNVIAPGRAHPWHFDTNTHTVSLLTQAAAEGGTFEYCPNIRSAADENFPAVRAVIREDGTYPVRHLKLRPGDLQLFKGRFALHRISTVEGAVARHSAIFAYSERPGVVGSAERTRQLFGRVLPAHLGGRTDRGDELLD is encoded by the coding sequence ATGAGCACCTCCGTGGCCGCGCTGGAAATGGTCGACACCGGCCGCTACCCGCTCACCGAGCCGGACAGCCCGGCCTGGCGCGAGACCGTCGGGCGCACCCGGGCGGAGCTGGCCGAAGCCGGCTGCAGCGTGCTGGAGCACTTCATCCGGCCCGAGCTGCACGAGGTGCTGCGCGCCGAGTGCGCCGCGCTCGAACCCCACGCGTACACGAAGATCGAGAAGGTCAACGCCTACAACACCGCGATCGACGAGCCGCTGCCCGAAGACCACCCGGGCCGGACGATCATGGAGCGCGGCAACGCCTTCGTGGCGCGGGACCACGTCCCGGCCTCGTCGCTGATCAGCCGGCTCTACACCAGCCCGCTGTTCCAGCGGTTCGTCGCCGACTGCTTCGGCCGGCCGCGGCTGCACGAGCTCGCCGACCCGCTGTCCGGGCTGACGCTCAACGTCATCGCGCCCGGCCGCGCGCACCCGTGGCACTTCGACACCAACACCCACACGGTCAGCCTGCTCACCCAGGCCGCCGCCGAGGGCGGGACCTTCGAGTACTGCCCGAACATCCGGTCCGCGGCCGACGAGAACTTCCCGGCGGTCCGCGCGGTGATCCGCGAAGACGGCACTTACCCGGTGCGCCACCTAAAGCTCCGGCCGGGCGATCTGCAGCTGTTCAAAGGACGCTTCGCCTTGCACCGGATCAGCACGGTGGAAGGCGCCGTCGCGCGCCACTCCGCTATCTTCGCCTACAGCGAGCGCCCAGGGGTCGTCGGCAGCGCGGAACGGACCCGGCAGCTGTTCGGCCGGGTCCTGCCCGCCCACCTCGGCGGGCGCACCGACCGGGGCGACGAGCTGCTGGATTAG
- a CDS encoding M64 family metallopeptidase, with protein MRRACLAVALSGALALGFAPAVTAASGFTTSMEVFEPGGSIHRVTVTRPASDRAAARIARPADVVPIEQNGPSDTTFDLVVVGDGYTADEMSTYSENVKSSIDALFSIEPYKSYRKQFNIWQVNVVSQDSGVSNDPDQGIQRNTAMGSYFWCGNTERLLCVDETKAKQYAAAAPDVDQILVLANSTKYGGSGGEVATSSGGNGASSQIVQHELGHSIGGLADEYDYGDCDPSEPAEPNATSLTEDQMRAQQAKWYQYLGQPSPDGGTVGAYEGSRYCQTGMYRPSENSIMRTLGQPFNPPSTDAMIAGFYREAPSLAPHRHAA; from the coding sequence ATGCGACGAGCCTGTCTCGCGGTCGCGCTGAGCGGCGCGCTGGCACTCGGTTTCGCCCCCGCCGTCACGGCGGCTTCCGGCTTCACCACGTCGATGGAGGTCTTCGAACCCGGCGGCAGCATCCACCGGGTCACGGTGACCCGGCCCGCCTCGGACCGCGCCGCCGCCCGGATCGCCCGCCCGGCCGACGTGGTCCCGATCGAGCAGAACGGCCCCAGCGACACCACTTTCGACCTCGTCGTGGTCGGCGACGGCTACACCGCCGACGAGATGTCCACCTACTCCGAGAACGTCAAGTCCAGCATCGACGCGCTGTTCTCGATCGAGCCGTACAAGAGCTACCGCAAGCAGTTCAACATCTGGCAGGTCAATGTCGTGTCCCAGGATTCGGGCGTCAGCAACGATCCGGACCAGGGCATCCAGCGCAACACCGCGATGGGCTCGTACTTCTGGTGCGGCAACACCGAACGGCTGCTCTGCGTCGACGAAACCAAGGCGAAGCAGTACGCAGCGGCCGCGCCGGACGTGGACCAGATCCTGGTACTGGCCAACAGCACCAAGTACGGCGGCTCCGGCGGCGAGGTCGCCACCTCCTCGGGCGGCAACGGCGCCTCGAGCCAGATCGTCCAGCACGAGCTGGGCCATTCCATCGGCGGGCTGGCCGATGAATACGACTACGGCGACTGCGACCCGAGCGAGCCGGCCGAGCCGAACGCGACCTCGCTGACCGAGGACCAGATGCGCGCCCAGCAGGCGAAGTGGTACCAGTACCTCGGCCAGCCTTCACCGGACGGCGGGACCGTCGGGGCCTACGAGGGCTCCCGCTACTGCCAGACCGGGATGTACCGGCCCAGCGAGAACTCGATCATGCGCACGCTCGGCCAGCCGTTCAACCCGCCCAGCACGGACGCGATGATCGCCGGGTTCTACCGCGAGGCGCCCAGCCTGGCGCCGCACCGCCACGCCGCCTGA
- a CDS encoding LysR family transcriptional regulator, whose product MEVELRHLRLLCAVAEAGSISRAAAGIGSSQPALTASVQRIERVFGGKLFVRSLRGVVPTEFGECVLSRARTVLSAADTMHRDASRWLVDGAERPVALGGIGSSLVVELADRIGHPSHGPAVSVTTEFSPRRLLDRLAAGELDAAVVADYPGHELRPAPEVSLRPLGVQPVFVALAADHPAAADAEIDLARLDGERWVLGPSDGAGWPECFEEACASAGFRPQVAHRSTELRALQRLIAAGRAISPCQVTFPVTPEIAIRPLAGDPLWMRYLIAWRAGGVFGGDPGALIEAADAAYRFETDSSPSHREWRRSRVERVAR is encoded by the coding sequence ATGGAGGTCGAGCTACGGCACCTGCGGCTCCTGTGCGCGGTGGCCGAAGCGGGCAGCATTTCCCGCGCCGCGGCCGGAATCGGCAGCAGCCAGCCGGCCTTGACCGCCTCGGTGCAGCGAATCGAGCGCGTTTTCGGCGGAAAGCTGTTCGTCCGCAGCCTCCGCGGGGTGGTGCCGACCGAATTCGGCGAATGCGTGCTTTCCCGCGCGCGGACCGTGCTGTCCGCGGCGGACACGATGCACCGGGACGCGTCGCGGTGGCTGGTGGACGGCGCCGAGCGGCCGGTCGCGCTCGGCGGCATCGGCTCCTCCCTGGTGGTCGAGCTGGCCGACCGGATCGGGCACCCCTCGCACGGCCCGGCGGTCTCGGTGACCACGGAGTTCTCGCCCCGGCGGCTGCTCGACCGGCTGGCCGCCGGGGAACTCGACGCCGCGGTGGTGGCCGACTACCCCGGCCACGAACTGCGCCCGGCGCCGGAGGTTTCGCTGCGGCCGCTGGGCGTCCAGCCGGTGTTCGTCGCGCTCGCTGCCGATCATCCGGCGGCCGCCGACGCGGAGATCGACCTGGCCCGGCTCGACGGCGAACGGTGGGTGCTCGGCCCCTCGGACGGCGCCGGCTGGCCGGAATGCTTCGAGGAAGCCTGTGCGTCAGCCGGATTCCGGCCGCAGGTCGCGCACCGCAGCACTGAACTCCGGGCCCTGCAACGGCTGATCGCGGCCGGCCGGGCGATCTCGCCGTGCCAGGTCACCTTCCCCGTCACCCCGGAGATCGCGATCCGGCCGCTCGCCGGGGATCCACTGTGGATGCGGTACCTGATCGCGTGGCGGGCCGGCGGCGTCTTCGGCGGCGACCCGGGCGCGCTGATCGAGGCGGCCGACGCCGCGTACCGGTTCGAGACCGACAGCAGCCCCAGCCACCGGGAGTGGCGGCGCTCCCGGGTGGAGCGCGTCGCGCGCTGA